A single genomic interval of Prionailurus viverrinus isolate Anna chromosome A2, UM_Priviv_1.0, whole genome shotgun sequence harbors:
- the HTR5A gene encoding 5-hydroxytryptamine receptor 5A yields the protein MDSPVNLTYFSLSTPAPLETNRSGLGAEDSRPSPLLSVFGVLILTFLGFLVAATFSWNLLVLATILRVRTFHRVPHNLVASMAISDVLVAALVMPLSLVHELSGRRWQLGRRLCQLWIACDVLCCTASIWNVTAIALDRYWSITRHLQYTLRTRKRVSNVMIVLTWALSAVISLAPLLFGWGETYSEDSEECQVSREPSYTVFSTVGAFYLPLCVVLFVYWKIYKAARFRVGSRTNSVSPISEAVEAKTSAQQPQMVFTVRHTTVTFQTEGDTWREQKEQKAALMVGILIGVFALCWIPFFTTELISPLCSCDIPTIWKSIFLWLGYSNSFFNPLIYTAFNKNYNSAFKNFFSKQH from the exons ATGGATTCGCCTGTGAACCTAACCTActtttccctctccacccccgCCCCTTTGGAGACCAACCGCAGCGGCCTCGGCGCGGAAGACTCgcgccccagccccctcctctctgtcttcgGTGTGCTTATCCTGACCTTTCTGGGCTTTCTGGTGGCCGCCACGTTCTCCTGGAACCTGCTGGTGCTGGCGACCATTCTCCGTGTGCGCACCTTCCACCGGGTTCCGCACAACTTAGTGGCGTCCATGGCCATCTCGGATGTGCTGGTGGCCGCTCTGGTCATGCCCCTGAGCCTGGTGCACGAGCTGTCCGGGCGCCGCTGGCAGCTGGGCCGGCGACTGTGCCAGCTGTGGATCGCATGCGACGTGCTCTGCTGCACGGCCAGCATCTGGAACGTGACGGCCATCGCGCTGGACCGCTACTGGTCCATCACCCGCCACCTGCAATACACACTGCGCACCCGCAAGCGCGTCTCCAACGTTATGATAGTGCTCACCTGGGCGCTCTCCGCCGTGATCTCCCTGGCCCCGCTGCTCTTCGGCTGGGGGGAGACCTACTCTGAGGACAGCGAGGAGTGCCAGGTGAGCCGCGAGCCGTCCTACACCGTGTTCTCCACCGTGGGCGCCTTCTACCTGCCCCTCTGCGTCGTGCTCTTTGTGTACTGGAAGATCTACAAGGCGGCCAGGTTCCGCGTGGGCTCCAGGACCAACAGTGTCTCACCCATATCGGAGGCTGTGGAG GCGAAGACCTCTGCTCAGCAGCCTCAGATGGTGTTCACAGTCCGCCACACCACCGTCACCTTCCAGACAGAAGGGGACACGTGGAGGGAGCAGAAAGAGCAGAAGGCCGCCCTGATGGTGGGCATCCTCATTGGGGTGTTTGCGCTCTGCTGGATCCCTTTCTTCACCACGGAGCTCATCAGCCCCCTGTGTTCCTGCGACATCCCCACCATCTGGAAGAGCATCTTCCTTTGGCTTGGCTACTCCAACTCCTTCTTTAACCCCCTGATCTATACAGCTTTCAACAAGAACTACAACAGCGCCTTCAAGAACTTCTTTTCTAAGCAACACTGA